A single Anopheles arabiensis isolate DONGOLA chromosome 2, AaraD3, whole genome shotgun sequence DNA region contains:
- the LOC120897291 gene encoding uncharacterized transmembrane protein DDB_G0289901 isoform X1 — translation MGSCTRRHFLLSICVLQMLFVIERQVFDFLGYMWAPILVNFFQILFVIFGFFGAYQYRPRYLVAYTVWSLLWLGWNIFLICFYLNIGILDRDSDLLNLGTGSVSWFEENGYGCRPTYPTNITSEDPYRPVRPERVDGCLLEYHIVEVVQSGIHCALAVFGIFGAICLGQTFLDEDDSFDFMGGDAKSPQHTAVHPMYVSYSSLPTTNSANSTQLKQAASSAKLLLLATSNGAIEGGKEDGGDGNNTTTGGAVVAFGRPPNHTNGQCKHHPSSSSSSSLPAHHHHPVPQPPPTAGSALTRNNTVGGSSGGAGGGSFGDMLKAKLNGQHGPATGSSNGHHSPSNTNTLLSSSSSPSSTFTNLHSSPQSLHNGSHGSGYHHNNNHQQQHPHHHHHNLQHQNSTGSQPAGGNLLTKLSSSNSINSGGSRVILLQHQDSSESSPPPTVPTRGLSRNASFSKATTAGAGRDHHHAAALLNNNPLRKNNSGSVSILRYGEGGGVQGRRTPDPEDDTFFIPRSASSYQARAANFGISNPFNNVMLGRPAGAYRGAVPGADGAMVAGDDDGRRLLLLSGSAQQLGSSTPQKRNSLVGGVVVGSNGGGTGSAGPTTPGSWNGRGSPIPQVPPLPQHYQRKGSDAGSSASCSSNAYLTRSPNLNRIARRHNGNGGNAGGTNGLNNNGHAGGGLLERGGRSGSSGRLPSTATQCDQIREYGAAVPAGAKPLGYCAAAVPSSPPENNNAFPPLPIFQRNNNGGSSGNGSPSGIPVMVMHRAKSQDRLAYRARRPGRTFGANGAGHHHHHHQQQQRPRSFCSNNGAYPDYVILEHPGN, via the exons CTATTCGTCATCGAGCGGCAGGTGTTCGACTTTCTCGGCTACATGTGGGCACCGATCCTGGTGAACTTCTTCCAGATCCTGTTTGTGATATTCGGTTTCTTCGGTGCCTATCAGTACCGGCCCCGGTACCTCGTAGCG TATACCGTGTGGAGTTTGCTGTGGTTAGGATGGAACATCTTCCTAATATGCTTTTATCTAAATATAGGAATTTTAGATAGG GATAGTGATTTATTGAATTTGGGAACGGGCAGCGTGTCCTGGTTCGAGGAGAATGGCTACGGTTGCCGACCCACCTACCCCACCAATATCACATCGGAGGATCCTTACCGGCCAGTGCGACCGGAACGGGTCGACGGTTGCCTGCTGGAGTATCACATCGTGGAAGTGGTACAATCGGGCATCCACTGCGCACTAGCA gtttttgGAATCTTTGGAGCAATCTGCCTTGGACAGACGTTTCTAGACGAGGATGACAGCT TCGATTTTATGGGCGGAGACGCGAAGAGCCCGCAACACACGGCGGTGCATCCCATGTACGTGAGCTATAGTAGTTTACCGACCACCAACAGTGCCAACTCGACCCAGCTAAAGCAGGCGGCCAGCAGcgcgaagctgctgctgctagccaCCAGCAATGGCGCTATCGAGGGAGGCAAGGAGGACGGTGGCGACggcaacaacaccaccaccggcggtgctgttgttgcgttCGGCCGTCCACCAAATCACACCAATGGACAGTGCAAACACCACCCAtcctcatcatcctcatcatcactGCCCgcgcaccatcatcacccgGTGCCACAGCCGCCGCCCACCGCCGGATCGGCACTAACGCGCAATAACACGGTCGGCGGCAGTAGCGGAGGTGCGGGTGGCGGCAGCTTCGGTGACATGCTGAAGGCGAAGCTTAACGGGCAGCACGGTCCGGCGACCGGCAGCAGTAACGGCCATCACTCACCCTCGAATACTAACACACTACTGTCATCCTCATCCTCACCGTCATCCACGTTCACGAACCTTCACAGCAGCCCGCAGAGTCTGCACAACGGTAGCCATGGCAGCGGGTaccatcacaacaacaaccaccagcaacaacacccccaccaccaccaccacaacctaCAGCACCAGAACAGTACGGGCAGCCAGCCTGCGGGCGGCAACCTGCTGACGAAgctgagcagcagcaacagcatcaacagTGGCGGATCGCGCGTGATTCTGTTGCAGCATCAGGACAGCTCGGAGTCTTCGCCGCCGCCCACCGTACCAACGCGCGGACTGAGCCGGAATGCTAGCTTCAGCAAGGCTACGACTGCCGGGGCAGGACgggatcatcatcatgctgCGGCGCTGCTGAATAACAATCCGCTGCGAAAGAACAACAGCGGGAGTGTGAGCATCTTGCGGTACGGGGAGGGCGGCGGTGTGCAAGGTCGTCGGACGCCCGATCCGGAGGACGATACGTTCTTTATACCGCGCAGTGCCTCATCGTATCAGGCGCGGGCCGCCAACTTCGGCATCAGCAATCCGTTCAACAACGTGATGCTGGGCCGGCCCGCGGGGGCTTACCGGGGAGCAGTGCCCGGAGCGGATGGTGCGATGGTGGCCGGTGACGACGACGGTCGgcgcttgctgctgttgagcGGGTCGGCCCAGCAGCTCGGCAGTTCCACGCCGCAAAAGCGTAACTCGCTGGTCGGTGGTGTGGTCGTCGGATCGAACGGCGGTGGAACGGGATCGGCCGGTCCCACCACACCCGGCTCGTGGAATGGCCGTGGATCGCCCATACCGCAGGTACCGCCCCTACCCCAGCACTATCAGCGCAAGGGTTCGGATGCGGGATCGAGCgcgagctgcagcagcaacgctTACCTCACACGATCGCCCAACCTGAACCGGATCGCTCGCCGGCACAATGGAAACGGGGGCAATGCCGGTGGCACCAACGGGTTGAACAATAACGGCCACGCAGGAGGCGGGCTGCTGGAACGGGGCGGTCGTAGTGGCAGCAGCGGAAGACTCCCCAGCACGGCCACGCAGTGCGATCAGATTCGCGAGTACGGTGCAGCAGTGCCGGCGGGAGCAAAACCGCTCGGATACTGTGCGGCGGCGGTCCCATCGTCGCCACCGGAAAACAACAACGCATTCCCGCCCCTGCCGATATTCCAGCGCAACAATaatggcggcagcagcggcaacggATCGCCGTCGGGCATTCCGGTGATGGTGATGCATCGGGCCAAGTCGCAGGATCGGCTAGCGTACCGGGCCCGCCGTCCGGGCCGAACGTTCGGAGCGAATGGGGCcggccatcaccatcatcaccatcagcagcaacagcggccACGATCGTTCTGCAGCAATAACGGTGCCTATCCGGATTACGTTATTCTGGAGCATCCAGGGAATTAG
- the LOC120897291 gene encoding AT-rich interactive domain-containing protein 1B isoform X2, producing MGSCTRRHFLLSICVLQMLFVIERQVFDFLGYMWAPILVNFFQILFVIFGFFGAYQYRPRYLVAYTVWSLLWLGWNIFLICFYLNIGILDRDSDLLNLGTGSVSWFEENGYGCRPTYPTNITSEDPYRPVRPERVDGCLLEYHIVEVVQSGIHCALAVFGIFGAICLGQTFLDEDDSLSRTSKKTKHRQSLYSIDFSRPVDAIRGAHPNDAYDDDDLMMGAGGGGAPSSLSPKPMTPRRVKRRSVMQRGTSGGGTVGRQSTSSRRGHSSSSAGSGAIASGSGGGAGHHHHHHHHHHRSSVRNSRRKTTHQNPVTKLLNQQQQHLQQQQQQHRLHHHGDALAGLEDAAGTMTLTKTFPPFVHNKNPDLTESNLKSLNNDYMLGQLNNFGQPVGAVGEAMVPGNNLNTFGAHHHHAAVQPPLPPHRRQALVHTPTFLDGDTASSPIDPIYYNMNSSSPLLQQQTSWGVSTSSPQGMGAVPGGGIHAGLSNPVYQHSTTNLNHSPELNEEYYGTNGQNRPPSVRSSYSNFHGTRPLSSYLGGGGTGGVVQPGGITNRGYNVSPPGQQGGTTAGGGQVENVFANLTNGGNTNNQQQYGGITGGSAGGTDPIAIPQLPHRRSVSRESIRAMQFLNSGPPAYNLNYHTPPDSETTM from the exons CTATTCGTCATCGAGCGGCAGGTGTTCGACTTTCTCGGCTACATGTGGGCACCGATCCTGGTGAACTTCTTCCAGATCCTGTTTGTGATATTCGGTTTCTTCGGTGCCTATCAGTACCGGCCCCGGTACCTCGTAGCG TATACCGTGTGGAGTTTGCTGTGGTTAGGATGGAACATCTTCCTAATATGCTTTTATCTAAATATAGGAATTTTAGATAGG GATAGTGATTTATTGAATTTGGGAACGGGCAGCGTGTCCTGGTTCGAGGAGAATGGCTACGGTTGCCGACCCACCTACCCCACCAATATCACATCGGAGGATCCTTACCGGCCAGTGCGACCGGAACGGGTCGACGGTTGCCTGCTGGAGTATCACATCGTGGAAGTGGTACAATCGGGCATCCACTGCGCACTAGCA gtttttgGAATCTTTGGAGCAATCTGCCTTGGACAGACGTTTCTAGACGAGGATGACAGCT TGAGCAGAACtagcaaaaaaaccaaacaccgCCAATCGCTGTACTCGATCGACTTTAGCCGGCCGGTCGACGCGATACGCGGTGCCCATCCGAACGATGCGTACGACGATGACGATCTCATGATGGgggccggcggcggcggtgcacCGTCTTCGCTCAGCCCGAAACCGATGACGCCGCGGCGCGTCAAACGCCGCTCGGTAATGCAGCGCGGTACGTCGGGCGGTGGTACGGTCGGGCGGCAAAGCACTTCCAGCCGGCGGGGCCATTCCTCGTCGTCCGCCGGCTCGGGAGCGATCGCATCGGGCAGTGGAGGAGGGGCcggccatcatcaccatcatcatcaccaccaccatcggagCAGTGTGCGGAACTCGCGGCGCAAGACGACGCACCAGAACCCGGTCACGAAGCTGctgaaccagcagcagcagcacctgcagcagcagcagcagcagcatcgcctACACCACCATGGGGATGCGTTGGCAGGGCTGGAGGATGCGGCCGGGACGATGACGCTGACCAAAACCTTCCCCCCGTTCGTGCACAACAAAAACCCGGACCTGACGGAGTCGAACCTGAAGTCGCTGAACAACGACTATATGCTGGGGCAGCTGAACAACTTTGGCCAGCCGGTGGGTGCCGTCGGCGAGGCGATGGTGCCGGGCAACAATCTCAACACGTTCGGGGCACACCATCACCATGCGGCGGTGCAGCCACCGTTGCCACCGCACCGTCGGCAGGCGCTCGTTCACACGCCAACGTTCCTGGACGGTGACACCGCCAGCAGCCCGATCGATCCGATCTACTACAACATGAACTCTTCCTCGccgttgctgcagcagcaaactTCGTGGGGTGTATCGACCTCCTCCCCGCAGGGTATGGGAGCTGTGCCGGGCGGTGGCATCCATGCCGGACTGTCCAATCCCGTCTACCAGCACTCGACCACCAACCTGAACCACAGCCCGGAGCTGAACGAGGAGTATTACGGCACGAACGGGCAGAATCGGCCACCGTCGGTACGGTCCAGCTACTCCAACTTTCACGGGACGCGACCCCTCAGCTCGTACctgggcggtggtggtacTGGAGGAGTAGTCCAGCCGGGCGGTATCACCAATCGGGGCTACAACGTGTCACCGCCGGGACAGCAGGGAGGGACCACCGCTGGCGGCGGACAGGTGGAGAACGTGTTCGCTAATCTGACGAACGGCGGCAACACCAACAACCAGCAGCAATACGGGGGAATCACTGGCGGCAGTGCCGGTGGTACGGATCCGATCGCCATCCCGCAGCTACCCCACCGGCGGTCGGTTTCGCGCGAAAGTATACGGGCGATGCAGTTCCTCAACAGTGGGCCGCCGGCCTACAATCTTAACTATCACACGCCACCGGATTCGGAGACTACCATGTGA
- the LOC120897291 gene encoding sodium/potassium-transporting ATPase subunit beta-1-interacting protein isoform X3, whose translation MGSCTRRHFLLSICVLQMLFVIERQVFDFLGYMWAPILVNFFQILFVIFGFFGAYQYRPRYLVAYTVWSLLWLGWNIFLICFYLNIGILDRDSDLLNLGTGSVSWFEENGYGCRPTYPTNITSEDPYRPVRPERVDGCLLEYHIVEVVQSGIHCALAVFGIFGAICLGQTFLDEDDSFDFMGGDAKSPQHTAVHPIEQN comes from the exons CTATTCGTCATCGAGCGGCAGGTGTTCGACTTTCTCGGCTACATGTGGGCACCGATCCTGGTGAACTTCTTCCAGATCCTGTTTGTGATATTCGGTTTCTTCGGTGCCTATCAGTACCGGCCCCGGTACCTCGTAGCG TATACCGTGTGGAGTTTGCTGTGGTTAGGATGGAACATCTTCCTAATATGCTTTTATCTAAATATAGGAATTTTAGATAGG GATAGTGATTTATTGAATTTGGGAACGGGCAGCGTGTCCTGGTTCGAGGAGAATGGCTACGGTTGCCGACCCACCTACCCCACCAATATCACATCGGAGGATCCTTACCGGCCAGTGCGACCGGAACGGGTCGACGGTTGCCTGCTGGAGTATCACATCGTGGAAGTGGTACAATCGGGCATCCACTGCGCACTAGCA gtttttgGAATCTTTGGAGCAATCTGCCTTGGACAGACGTTTCTAGACGAGGATGACAGCT TCGATTTTATGGGCGGAGACGCGAAGAGCCCGCAACACACGGCGGTGCATCCCAT TGAGCAGAACtag